The window GGGAGGCCACGCCGGAGGTGCACCCCGGCGCCGTCCGGCGATTCGCGGAACACCCGGCGGAGCACGGCCGCGTAGCGGTCGAGGAAGGCGTCGAGGGACGCCTCCGCGTCGGGCGCCCGCGGTGCGTCGGGCGCGGCGGTCGGGGGGGTGTCGGCAGCCTGCATCACGCGCGCAGTCTACCCGGTGGCGGGGGGCGATTTCGGGCCCGCGCGCACGGTCGCTCGGGTAGCCTCGGAGCGTGAGCGTCCGCGAGCGGGTGGGCACCGTCATCTTCGAGACCGACACGCCGGCGGGGCGCGCGTTCGACGTCGCGCTCCTCGTCGCGATCGTCGCGAGCGTCGCGCTGGTGGTGCTGGAGAGCGTCGCGGGCGTCCGAGAACGCTGGTTGCGGGAACTGCGCATCCTGGAGTGGGGGTTCACGGCGGCGTTCACGCTCGAGTACGTCGTGCGCATCGGGTCGGCGCGGCGCCGCGCGCGGTACGTCCGCAGTTTCTACGGGGTGATCGACCTGTTGGCGATCCTCCCGACCTACCTCAGCCTCGTGGTGGCGGGCTCGCAGTACCTGGCGGTGGTGCGGGCGTTGCGGTTGTTGCGGGTGTTCCGGGTCCTCAAGGCGATGCGGTTCGTGGGGCAGGCCAACGTCCTGGGGGCGGCGCTCCGCGCGAGCCGCGAGAAGATCACCGTCTTCCTGTTCACGGTCCTGACGTTGGTGTTGATCCTCGGGTCGGCCATGTACCTCGTCGAGGGGCCGGCGCACGGCTTCGACGACATCCCGACCGCGACGTACTGGGCGATCGTGACCCTCACGACCGTCGGGTACGGCGACATCGCGCCCGGCACCGCGGCCGGCAAGGCGCTGGCGGCGGGGGTGATGATCCTGGGCTACAGCATCATCGCGGTGCCGACCGGCATCGTGACGAGCGAGATCACGCGGGCGTCCGCGCCGCGCATCCGCGAGGCGCGCTGCCCGACCTGCGGGGTCGGGGGGCACGCGGTGGACGCGACCTACTGCCGGGCGTGCGGCGCGCCGCTGGACGGCGCGCCGCCCCACGAGGAGGAGGCGACGTGAACGACGAGGGGACGACCGACGCGACGTGGACGCTGCGCACGGACGGCTTCGAGGAGGCCGTCGTCGCGCGGGACGGCAGCAACTTCCTGACCGGGAACGGCTACCTCGGGGTGCGCGGCACCCTCGAGCCGTGGCGCGCGGAGCGCTTCCCGGCGGTCACGCTGTCGGACAGCTACGACCAGGCCGACGGGCGGTGGCGGGAGCTGGTGACGGTCCCGAACGGGCTCTACGCGTCGCTGGAGGATGCGGACGGGCGCGCCTACCTGGCGGCGACCGACCCGGCGGTGCTGCGGCGCACCCTCGACCTGCGGACCGGCACGCTCCGGCACGCCTACGCGCCGTCGGGCCCCGCGGGCGTGTCGGTGGTGACGGAGCGCTTCGCGAGCTACGCGGACCTGCACCTGGTCGCGTCGCGCCTGCGGATCGCCGCGGAACGGGCGGTCGAGCTGACCCTGGACGTCGGGATCGATCGCGACGTGTGGAGCCTCCACGGCGACCACTTCGCCGAACGCCGCGACGTGCGCGCGGCCGCGCCGGACGGCGATCCGGTGCACGACCGACTCGGGGTGGATCTCGTGACCGTCGAGCGGGGCGTGCCGATCGCGGTCCGCGAGGGGGTCGCGGTGACGGCGTCGGGCGGCGCGCGGGTCGCGGCGGAGGCGGTCCCCGCGACGGGGGACGGCCGGCGGGTGCGGCGCCTGCGCCTGACGCTCCCGGCCGGGGGGGAGGTGACGCTCCTGCGCGCCTTCGCGGTCGCGAGTGCGAACGACGTCGACCCCGCCACGGACGTGGGTGGCGACCCGGCGGGGGCGGCGGAGGCGAGCGTCGCACAGGCGTTGGCGGCCGGGTGGGAGGCGCTGCACG of the Trueperaceae bacterium genome contains:
- a CDS encoding ion transporter — translated: MSVRERVGTVIFETDTPAGRAFDVALLVAIVASVALVVLESVAGVRERWLRELRILEWGFTAAFTLEYVVRIGSARRRARYVRSFYGVIDLLAILPTYLSLVVAGSQYLAVVRALRLLRVFRVLKAMRFVGQANVLGAALRASREKITVFLFTVLTLVLILGSAMYLVEGPAHGFDDIPTATYWAIVTLTTVGYGDIAPGTAAGKALAAGVMILGYSIIAVPTGIVTSEITRASAPRIREARCPTCGVGGHAVDATYCRACGAPLDGAPPHEEEAT